From a region of the uncultured Draconibacterium sp. genome:
- a CDS encoding SusC/RagA family TonB-linked outer membrane protein has protein sequence MKNKKSIQKAFSFLMFCLFFVAVSASAYAQQKTVSGKVVDDSGEALPGVTVVVKGTSTGTVTDIDGDFTISNVTSESVLTISFVGMLTQEIVVGSQTSIDVTLKTDAVGLEEVVVVGYGTQAKATLTGSVAQVKGDDMIKGKGTSSAALALQGEVPGLIVTRTSSRPGNEGIDIKIRGDISVNGTGPLILLDGLEIPEWQLSTINSNDIETYSVLKDGAAAIYGTKAAGGVILITTKKGKKGDIKVNYTGEYQMNFAYDFPVANLQEWAQLWLVAGDNDGIDFLDADGNQQTAASNYRFFQRDELVSIIDGTMPMAPESYFWLGKDRHLADVNQYDEVYGTTGSQRHNLSFSGGNDRATYRTSIGYSDERSPIDFVYDGAKKYNFRTNLSYKVNDIISTDFNVSYDNRLVDEPTQGVGEGVQDMYIFPLYNPQGQYYDTFGANNMLAKLDEGGRTKNKEEIFRLGGRINVDLDKYVKGLSFNYQGNVSSRSGIRTERQTSVTMYDWEGNVSYTPTTLLNSFVKIYETNVLFQSHVAQGIWKRSFGDHNIGAMLGVTAEEEQVNKYYQSRSNMASDELDDINTGDITTQVTGGSQKNSNGSTFNSGSYAVSLLSYIGRLNYDYKGIYLAELLGRRDGSSRLHPDYRWKNFYGGSVGVRLSEMGFLEDGIFQNLKVFASYGETGSVTGIGTYDYISNISTGDTQFGAPPALVNTAWIGSMTSTDRTWERVAKTNIGVDFSTLDSRLSGSLQYFINKNNDMLVAVTYPQVLGASAPKTNSGDFETKGWEVSANWRDQLGDITYNVGLSVWDSRSEVTRMEGKTAISTGVNSIVEGDPLNAIYVYRTDGILQNEDEVLEYYNQVGFVNPSDQNTYKDGANSLLPTYRSANRLVPGTVRKLDTSGDGIINTDDLDYYGDANPHYSFGINLGLEYKGFDFSAFFQGVGQQYVVRSGGLAFPFSRWWMNQNAAFLGTTWTAENTGAAYPASFYNGWRKNWNFGHTNDINVVNARYVRAKVITLGYTIPQSVLSRAGIDNVRLSVTGNDLFVISNVKDGMDPEMGTNAHQGNTVPYYSTLLFGLDITF, from the coding sequence ATGAAAAACAAAAAAAGTATTCAAAAGGCTTTTAGCTTTTTAATGTTTTGTCTCTTTTTTGTTGCTGTTAGTGCCAGTGCTTATGCACAGCAAAAAACAGTTTCAGGAAAGGTTGTTGACGACAGTGGTGAAGCCCTTCCGGGGGTAACCGTGGTTGTTAAGGGAACTTCAACGGGAACCGTTACCGATATCGATGGTGACTTTACCATTTCAAATGTAACAAGCGAAAGCGTATTAACTATTTCGTTTGTGGGTATGTTAACTCAGGAAATTGTAGTTGGCAGCCAAACTTCAATAGATGTAACCCTAAAAACCGATGCCGTTGGTTTGGAAGAAGTTGTGGTGGTTGGTTATGGTACGCAAGCAAAAGCTACTTTAACAGGTTCGGTAGCCCAGGTGAAGGGCGATGATATGATTAAAGGGAAAGGTACCTCAAGTGCTGCATTGGCCTTACAGGGTGAAGTTCCCGGCTTAATTGTTACTCGTACTTCTTCTCGTCCTGGGAACGAAGGTATCGACATTAAAATTCGTGGCGATATTTCTGTGAATGGTACCGGGCCACTTATTCTTTTAGATGGACTGGAAATTCCGGAATGGCAACTTTCTACTATTAATTCGAACGATATTGAAACTTATTCGGTACTAAAAGATGGTGCTGCTGCTATTTACGGTACAAAAGCTGCTGGTGGTGTAATACTTATAACAACCAAAAAAGGTAAAAAAGGAGATATAAAAGTAAATTATACAGGTGAATACCAAATGAATTTTGCGTATGATTTTCCGGTTGCAAACTTACAGGAGTGGGCTCAGTTATGGCTGGTTGCGGGAGATAACGATGGTATAGATTTTTTAGATGCTGATGGAAACCAACAAACAGCAGCTTCAAATTATCGCTTTTTTCAACGCGATGAGTTGGTATCTATTATTGATGGTACCATGCCAATGGCTCCTGAATCTTATTTCTGGTTGGGAAAGGATCGTCATCTTGCCGATGTAAACCAATACGACGAAGTGTATGGAACAACCGGTTCACAACGTCATAACCTCTCTTTTTCGGGAGGTAACGATCGGGCAACTTACAGAACTTCAATAGGATACTCTGACGAGCGTTCTCCAATCGATTTTGTTTATGATGGAGCTAAAAAATATAATTTTCGTACGAATCTCTCGTATAAAGTAAACGATATTATTAGTACCGACTTTAATGTGTCGTACGATAACCGATTGGTTGATGAGCCTACCCAGGGAGTTGGTGAAGGTGTACAGGATATGTACATTTTTCCTTTGTATAACCCACAGGGACAGTATTACGACACATTTGGAGCAAACAACATGTTGGCAAAATTAGATGAAGGTGGCCGCACAAAAAACAAGGAAGAAATATTCCGTTTAGGTGGCAGAATTAATGTTGACCTGGATAAATATGTCAAAGGTCTTTCATTCAATTACCAAGGTAATGTTAGTTCACGTAGCGGTATTCGCACAGAGCGTCAAACTTCGGTAACAATGTATGATTGGGAAGGTAATGTATCTTATACTCCTACTACTTTATTAAACTCTTTCGTAAAAATTTACGAAACTAATGTATTATTCCAAAGTCATGTAGCACAAGGGATATGGAAACGTTCGTTTGGAGATCATAATATTGGAGCTATGCTTGGTGTAACAGCAGAAGAAGAGCAAGTAAATAAATATTACCAGTCGCGCTCGAATATGGCATCTGATGAATTGGATGATATAAATACAGGTGACATTACCACGCAGGTTACAGGTGGATCTCAAAAGAATTCAAATGGAAGTACGTTTAATTCAGGATCGTATGCAGTAAGTCTATTGTCATATATTGGAAGATTAAATTACGACTACAAAGGAATTTATTTGGCAGAATTATTAGGACGTCGTGATGGATCATCTCGTTTACACCCCGACTACCGATGGAAAAATTTCTATGGTGGTTCTGTTGGTGTACGTTTATCAGAAATGGGTTTTCTTGAAGACGGGATTTTCCAGAACTTAAAAGTTTTTGCTTCATATGGTGAAACAGGTTCGGTAACAGGTATAGGTACGTATGACTATATTTCTAATATAAGCACTGGAGATACACAATTTGGTGCGCCCCCCGCATTAGTAAATACCGCATGGATTGGATCTATGACTTCGACTGACCGTACGTGGGAACGTGTTGCGAAAACAAACATTGGTGTTGACTTTTCAACTCTGGATAGTCGTTTAAGTGGTAGTCTTCAGTATTTTATCAATAAAAACAACGATATGTTGGTTGCTGTTACCTACCCACAAGTGTTAGGAGCTTCAGCACCTAAAACCAACAGTGGTGACTTTGAAACCAAAGGTTGGGAAGTCTCAGCAAATTGGAGAGATCAACTGGGAGACATTACTTATAATGTAGGATTATCAGTTTGGGATAGCCGGAGTGAAGTTACCCGCATGGAAGGTAAAACTGCCATCAGTACAGGTGTAAACTCTATTGTTGAAGGCGACCCATTAAATGCCATTTACGTTTACAGAACCGATGGTATTTTACAAAACGAAGACGAAGTACTGGAATACTATAATCAAGTTGGTTTTGTAAATCCATCAGATCAAAATACCTATAAAGACGGAGCGAATTCCCTTCTTCCTACTTATCGAAGTGCCAACCGTTTGGTGCCAGGTACCGTAAGAAAGCTTGATACAAGTGGCGATGGAATTATTAACACAGATGATTTAGATTACTATGGTGATGCTAATCCGCATTACAGTTTTGGTATCAACCTTGGATTGGAATACAAAGGATTTGATTTTAGTGCATTCTTCCAGGGGGTTGGTCAGCAGTATGTTGTACGTTCGGGAGGTTTGGCTTTTCCATTCTCCAGATGGTGGATGAACCAAAACGCAGCTTTTCTGGGTACAACATGGACAGCTGAAAATACCGGTGCTGCTTACCCGGCAAGTTTCTATAACGGATGGAGAAAGAACTGGAATTTTGGACATACTAATGATATAAACGTTGTGAACGCACGTTATGTAAGAGCTAAGGTTATAACCTTAGGCTATACTATTCCGCAATCAGTACTTTCACGCGCTGGTATCGATAATGTTCGTCTATCTGTAACCGGAAACGATTTATTCGTGATCTCTAATGTAAAAGATGGTATGGACCCTGAAATGGGAACAAATGCACACCAAGGTAATACCGTGCCTTATTATTCAACATTGCTGTTTGGATTAGATATCACATTTTAA